atatatatatatatgtatatatatgtatatatgtatatatatatgtatatatgtatatatatatgtatatatgtatatatatgtatatatatatatatatatatatatatatatatatatatatatatatatatatatatatatatatatatatatatttatatatatatatatatatatatatatatatatatatatatatatatatatatatatatatggccatatatcagatttctgtatGGGGGGGGTCCTTGTAACCCTCACCTAAGAAGTAATTGTCCAGATTTCTGCATATTGGAAACGTCAAATAAGGTAAAACTGGGTGCTTTGTGCTATTGTTCTGCCTTCATCTTTTTCATTCTGAGTGTTGTCTTCTGCTGTTTGTGATTGCTTCTGAGAGTAATAAACTCATGTGCAAATATGGCTGAGATTTCTCTTGAGTCTgttctctctctatctctatatGGATGAACAGGTAACTGTTGCCATGGTAAACTCCCACTCATGTGCCAAACAAAGACCAAGATGGGCAAATTTTCCCTTCCACACTTTTGAGTCGGCTCAGTTTAAAGCATTTGGATGGTGATCTCACTCTGTGGTATTTCACAGGGAAAAGAGTTTAACAATTTAACACAGCTCACCCAAACTGCCATCATGTAATCAGCCCTTCACATGTTTAAAACCTAttagagtttcttctgttgaagacaaaaggagatattttgaaaaatgctggtagctggcacccattgactccATACAGGGGtgcctgcaggattttattcaaAGGAACGCACATATTCAGCACCACCCCACCCCATCATCTCTTATTCCTATTTCAATCTCaaaaaacactgatgcttgctgtcaaAGGCTATAGGCCTGTTATTTAAGGGTATTCGTTACGAAATTGATTGGatcaaaaatatatgtatgtatatatgtatgtgtatatatatatatatatatatatatatatatatatatatatatatatatatatatatatataatttatgtatatgtgtatatatgtatatgtatacatatacatacatatacatatacatatcccgatatatatatatacacacacatacatatatacatatataaaaatattaaaaatgaaacaagttTGATCCTATCAATTTCGTAATGAATACCCTTAAATAATAGGCCTAAAgcctttgatatatatatatatatattctttaataAACATTAGAACAATCGTTCCCAAAATGGGGTTCGCAGGACAATAACGgtgtcgcttggtgatttccaaaagtcaaataaattttattaatctATTAGAATAACCCACAGAAAACAAAAATAGTAGTTACAAGtttcataaaaaacaacaacatacaaatgaaaagctatcagcctttcaattattatctcataggattggtgtgtttacattaaattaacaacacagcaatagagttagatatattgattttatagcaccatattaaactttctgacacctttatggcaatcaaatacattaaaaataaatacaggccacaactgaacatgaacATGAACTGAGAATGAACATTTGGGACAATGAGTGGCggattaaaccaagaatagacttgtgctgaaaacattgtgcccaccagtctcattaggtgaggttaatattaaattaaacaaattaataaatgactatcaAAACTTTATGGTTGTTAGGCCATAGTGTTGTCaatgtgcttgtgtttatataggtctattgttgtgtgcgcaacattttgcgagtcactggcattgttattttgggagtCGCGGACTAAaatgtttgggaacccctgcattAGAAGAGGGTTCCATAGTTTGGGTTTCAGCCACTGAAATGCCCTTTCTTATTATAGGAACATAAAGAGATATCCAGATCTCAAGTTTCTTGTATTTTAATGtgaattaaatcaatatattttagGGAAATGCCACACTAAAAAAATCTACCTCAACAGGTAACAAGTGTAAGGAAGAGTACGTCTGTacaagttaattgtttgtttaatattttttcctactatgaaaatctatgggtgccagcaacccaagcattcttcaaaatatcttctttagtgtgcagaagaagaaagaaactcataaaggtttgaatctGCATGAACAAATGATgaggtgattttcatttttagacgAACTATATCCCTTTAATTGTTTAACATTACAGCCGTGCAATGAATTCTTCTTTCTGTCGCCCCAGGTTGTGTCATTTCGAGAACATTAGCCGGAGCCGATGGGATTCATGACGCGTTAAAATCCAAGATGGAAAACACAGCCTTGGCTTTTTCTGCCCAGGGCTGGTGTGGCCCCAATGTTTCTACCTTTTCGTCGGAGTGGGATGATAAAATGAACTCCTTTCTGAAGGCACCCGATGTCATCAAACCCCCTCCGCAGTTCCAGGATCCAGAGGAGCCTGGTCCGCCGTCACCCACCAACACCGCTGTTGTGAAAAGACGAGAAAAGGATGGTGTGAAAAAAGAGCGTAGGAGTAGACCAGCGAGTAACATTGAACTCCACAGACGCTCCTTGTCACTTTCCACCGCTGTCAACTCCAACCCAGGAGTGGTCCGACGTCGATGTGAAAGCTACGCTCTTTCCTATCCCAGCAGCAGCTCGGAGGACAGTGGCAGCGACAGCACCTCGGCCAGGAGGAGTGATCTGCTTCCAGATGCAGTCCCAAGATCCAGATCCAGGAGCATTATCCTTAGGAAGGCCAAAAGCAAACCTGCTCCTCCTGTGCGCACAGTCTCACTGCAAAGGCTCGCAGCGGCAAAGCATTCAGAACATAAAGTGCAGGGCCTTAAGAAAGATACCACAAAACTGCCAGATCTCATTCCAACCTCCAAGCTAGAAACCAGCAAGAGCACTCCTGAAGCACCTGGTAAGGTCGCATTGATGGCAACGGTTTCTTCTCACAAAGCACTTAATGAGCTTCGATCCAGCGAACCAACTCCCATGCCAATACACGAATgtggtaattctgaaataaacACATCCCCGTCCTCTTCGCACTCTTCCACATCTCAGCCGTCCATCTGTTCTCCTTCAAAGCGCATCGGCTCAAACTCTCCATCCAGCGGCTACGCGAGCCAGTGTGAAACTCCAACCCAATCAGCCCTTTCCCAATCGGTCAGCATGGGACCTTCGCCATTAGCCTGCAGGATGCGGCATAAGCCAACCGGTGTTATTCCAGGCCAAAGGGCAAGAAACCGCAATGCAAGGCTGTCTCTTCAGCTTCCAGAATTTCAGAAGCACACTCCCGATCCAGAGCCTTCCGCAGTGCAGCCGAAAGTGAGTCTAAGGCGCAACTCGGACAGCACCGAAGCCACTAGGCCCAAGCAAAGGATGAGTAGCAGCCTGCTGGTAATGCCGATGGTTACTCAAGAGGAGCTGAACAACGTGCAGCTACGCTCCGTCAGCAGTTCTGATCTGGAGAATGCTCAGGAAATCACGGACAACATTATCGAGGAGGAGACGGAGAGATGCGGAAAATCCTTCAGCCCTAAGAGCAGTCAAAA
The sequence above is drawn from the Danio aesculapii chromosome 21, fDanAes4.1, whole genome shotgun sequence genome and encodes:
- the si:ch73-362m14.2 gene encoding NHS-like protein 2 — translated: MENTALAFSAQGWCGPNVSTFSSEWDDKMNSFLKAPDVIKPPPQFQDPEEPGPPSPTNTAVVKRREKDGVKKERRSRPASNIELHRRSLSLSTAVNSNPGVVRRRCESYALSYPSSSSEDSGSDSTSARRSDLLPDAVPRSRSRSIILRKAKSKPAPPVRTVSLQRLAAAKHSEHKVQGLKKDTTKLPDLIPTSKLETSKSTPEAPGKVALMATVSSHKALNELRSSEPTPMPIHECGNSEINTSPSSSHSSTSQPSICSPSKRIGSNSPSSGYASQCETPTQSALSQSVSMGPSPLACRMRHKPTGVIPGQRARNRNARLSLQLPEFQKHTPDPEPSAVQPKVSLRRNSDSTEATRPKQRMSSSLLVMPMVTQEELNNVQLRSVSSSDLENAQEITDNIIEEETERCGKSFSPKSSQKPKPPVAPKPQRNKWPPNAQRFGATSDAEPPTVSERSEDIYAMINKVKPTVSVKPHSIEHAPHLRQQIILDARSPQMRDPRQPQPPCTLESKNPKVPPLNTASRISQLHKKRRAPTPPLAKTPDVDGTLYPNTADAQSPTNLCKSPKSPTSASQFHVTLYGVIPSYPLVTEPQHSRTPDHPSYDVEKRDRMPDLGPLQLVGEGDDVFLYKSKSQTTEDLFTIIHRSKRKLLGRKDSFDNKQGDSGTQTLGSGASRISSQNDNFMAFLRRTRSAKAGCGERISATELLRSSKPAANIAANISHCKNSYVQSHGP